One bacterium genomic window, GCGATGTCGTTTACGGCTGTTCCGACAGCTTGTTCGAACACGTCTTGCCGAAGTTTGGTGTCAAATCCGTCAGTGTTGATACCTCCGATCTCGACAAGTTTCGCGTCGTGATGCGCGCCAATCCCAAAGCCAAAGGCGTCTACTTCGAGACCCCGACCAATCCGACGATGTCGATTACGGACATTCGTGAGATTTCACGGATCGCGAAAGAAATCAATCCCGAGTGCCTCATCATTGTCGACAACACCTATGCCACCCCGTATCTACAGCGCCCGCTCGAACTCGGAGCTGATGTCGTCATGCATTCCACGACAAAATACATCTCCGGCCACGGACATGTCATCGGCGGGGCAGTGGTGACGAATCATCCGAAGTTCAAAGACAAGCTCTACGGCATCATGAAAGACGTCGGCAGTTGCCCGTCGCCGTTCGACAGCTGGTTGATCTATCTTGGACTAAAGACACTTTCACTTCGCGTCGAACGCCACTGTGCCAGCGCAATGAAAGTCGCAGAACACCTTGAAAAACATCCGATGATCAAACGCGTATTCTATCCCGGGCTCCCCAGCCATCCGCAGCACAAGCTCGCCAAATCGCAAATGTCCGGTTTCGGCGGTGTCCTTGCGTTTGAGATGAAAGACGGTTACGAGGTTGCGCGCAGGCTGATGGACAATATCAAGATATTCACGCTCGCAGTTAGTCTTGGCTCCGTCGACTCGTTGATTC contains:
- a CDS encoding PLP-dependent transferase, whose protein sequence is MEDSLHKNAVEEFYLKHGFATRALHAGEHIAGHHSNAHTVPIYQTSTFVFDNAEQGKRLFAAEDNGFIYTRMGNPTTLTAEAKLNALEGCGAKLVDPDNVRISSLLFTSGMAAVSGIVFALLEQGDTLIRGDVVYGCSDSLFEHVLPKFGVKSVSVDTSDLDKFRVVMRANPKAKGVYFETPTNPTMSITDIREISRIAKEINPECLIIVDNTYATPYLQRPLELGADVVMHSTTKYISGHGHVIGGAVVTNHPKFKDKLYGIMKDVGSCPSPFDSWLIYLGLKTLSLRVERHCASAMKVAEHLEKHPMIKRVFYPGLPSHPQHKLAKSQMSGFGGVLAFEMKDGYEVARRLMDNIKIFTLAVSLGSVDSLIQHPASMTHAGIDATIRQKIGITDGLVRISVGLEDAEDLIAALDAGLAKAAQLTSKPNVVTA